One part of the Thermus hydrothermalis genome encodes these proteins:
- the speA gene encoding biosynthetic arginine decarboxylase, with product MKTARRFSPKEAEEIYLVPYWGAGFFRVGRDGELEVTPLGPEGPAASLLEIVEALRDEGRPLPLVLRFPQILEARVRELNEAFRRAMEKYGYTGGYRGVYPVKVNQRRLVLETVAKAGRPYHYGLEAGSKAELALILAQDLSPEALITTNGFKDDDFIRLALMGRKLGRNVVITLEKFAELPRVVRLSKELGVKPQIGIRYKLKAKGAGQWEASGGENAKFGLTTPEIIRAVEILKEEGLLDTLVMVHAHIGSQVTDIRRIKMAVREAAQTYVQLRKLGAPLAYLNLGGGLAVDYDGSKTNFYASANYTLPEYAEDLVYVTKEVVEAQGEPHPTLVTESGRAVTAYHQVLVLEVIDVITPPGEKRPEPPPEEAHPLVKELWESLQSLSAKNFREVYHDAFADKETLQTLYDLGLVSLRDRALAEEIFYHIARRVYGIVRELPYAPDEFEDLEKLLADKLVCNFSIFQSLPDAWAIHQLFPIVPLSRLHEPPTRQATLVDISCDSDGKIDRFIDLHDVRQSLPVHPIRPGEPYYLGVFLVGAYQDVLGSNHNLFGQVGEAHVVVDEEGFAIERFIPGETAEKVIEKMGFSSRELFQGVERLVRQSRLSPAEKGAFLERYVRELQGYTYLED from the coding sequence TTGAAGACGGCCAGGCGCTTTTCCCCCAAAGAAGCTGAGGAGATCTACCTGGTGCCCTACTGGGGCGCGGGGTTTTTCCGCGTGGGCCGGGACGGGGAGCTGGAGGTAACCCCCTTGGGCCCCGAGGGCCCCGCCGCCTCGCTTTTGGAGATCGTGGAGGCCCTGAGGGACGAGGGGAGGCCCTTGCCCTTGGTGCTCCGCTTTCCCCAGATCCTCGAGGCCCGCGTCCGCGAGCTCAACGAGGCCTTCCGCCGGGCCATGGAGAAGTACGGCTACACCGGGGGGTACCGGGGGGTTTACCCGGTAAAGGTGAACCAGCGCCGCCTGGTGCTGGAAACGGTGGCCAAGGCGGGAAGGCCCTACCACTACGGCCTCGAGGCGGGGAGCAAGGCGGAGCTCGCCCTCATCCTGGCCCAGGACCTCTCCCCAGAAGCCCTCATCACCACCAACGGCTTCAAGGACGATGACTTCATCCGCCTGGCCCTCATGGGGCGGAAGCTTGGGCGGAACGTGGTCATCACCCTGGAGAAGTTCGCCGAGCTCCCCCGGGTGGTGCGGCTTTCCAAGGAGCTCGGGGTGAAACCCCAGATCGGCATCCGCTACAAGCTCAAGGCCAAGGGGGCGGGCCAGTGGGAGGCCTCCGGGGGGGAGAACGCCAAGTTCGGCCTCACCACCCCGGAGATCATCCGGGCGGTGGAGATCCTGAAGGAGGAAGGCCTCCTGGACACCCTGGTCATGGTCCACGCCCACATCGGGAGCCAGGTGACGGACATCCGCCGCATCAAGATGGCGGTGCGGGAAGCGGCCCAGACCTACGTGCAGCTCAGGAAGCTCGGGGCGCCCCTCGCTTACCTAAACCTGGGCGGGGGCCTGGCCGTGGACTACGACGGCTCCAAGACCAACTTCTACGCCTCCGCCAACTACACCCTCCCCGAGTACGCCGAGGACCTGGTCTACGTGACCAAGGAGGTGGTGGAGGCCCAGGGCGAACCCCACCCCACCCTGGTCACGGAGTCGGGGCGGGCGGTAACCGCCTACCACCAGGTCCTCGTCCTGGAGGTGATTGACGTCATCACCCCTCCGGGGGAGAAGCGCCCCGAGCCCCCGCCCGAAGAGGCCCACCCCTTGGTCAAGGAGCTTTGGGAAAGCCTGCAAAGCTTAAGCGCCAAAAACTTCCGCGAGGTCTACCACGACGCCTTCGCCGACAAGGAAACCCTGCAAACCCTCTACGATTTGGGCTTGGTGTCCCTGCGGGACCGGGCCTTGGCGGAGGAGATCTTCTACCACATCGCCCGGCGGGTATACGGCATCGTGCGGGAGCTTCCCTACGCCCCCGACGAGTTTGAGGACTTGGAAAAGCTCCTCGCCGACAAGCTCGTGTGCAACTTCTCCATCTTCCAAAGCCTCCCCGATGCCTGGGCCATCCACCAGCTCTTCCCCATCGTGCCCCTCTCCCGCCTCCACGAGCCCCCCACCCGCCAGGCCACCTTGGTGGACATCTCCTGCGACTCCGACGGCAAGATAGACCGCTTCATTGACCTCCACGACGTGCGGCAAAGCCTCCCCGTCCACCCCATCCGCCCCGGGGAGCCCTACTACCTGGGGGTCTTCCTGGTGGGGGCCTACCAGGACGTCCTCGGGAGCAACCACAACCTCTTCGGCCAGGTGGGCGAGGCCCACGTGGTGGTGGACGAGGAGGGTTTTGCCATTGAGCGCTTTATCCCCGGGGAGACAGCGGAAAAGGTCATTGAGAAGATGGGCTTTTCCTCCCGGGAGCTCTTCCAGGGGGTGGAACGCCTGGTGCGGCAAAGCCGCCTCTCCCCGGCGGAGAAGGGAGCTTTCCTGGAGCGGTACGTGCGGGAGCTCCAGGGGTACACCTACCTGGAGGACTAG
- a CDS encoding DUF72 domain-containing protein: MLLKGLKGYKGYPGGFKAYRRAFPTVELSWWHRVGDPRTIGRLRALAPPGFRFSVFGHKHLAFRPSGEERRVLRRFLRRFRLFGDKRGAVRLWVPEEVPPERFRDWLDLLEEVERELGPTPLAFQAPEPLRPLLRERGRVVVNEPGGTFLYLVDPEGPLPEGEGYLYVSPSQPGPSALHSRAEVDPD, encoded by the coding sequence GTGCTCCTTAAAGGGCTCAAGGGCTACAAGGGGTATCCCGGGGGGTTCAAGGCCTACCGCCGGGCCTTCCCCACGGTGGAGCTTTCCTGGTGGCACCGGGTGGGGGACCCCAGGACCATAGGCCGCCTGCGGGCCCTCGCCCCCCCGGGCTTCCGCTTTAGCGTCTTTGGCCACAAGCACCTCGCCTTCCGCCCCTCGGGGGAGGAAAGGCGGGTTTTGCGCCGCTTCCTCAGGCGCTTCCGCCTCTTCGGGGACAAAAGGGGGGCGGTGCGGCTTTGGGTGCCGGAGGAGGTGCCGCCCGAGAGGTTTCGGGACTGGCTGGACCTCCTGGAGGAGGTGGAAAGGGAGCTTGGGCCCACGCCCCTCGCCTTCCAGGCGCCCGAACCCTTACGTCCCCTCCTTCGGGAACGGGGGCGGGTGGTGGTGAACGAGCCCGGGGGGACTTTCCTCTACCTGGTGGACCCGGAGGGCCCCTTGCCCGAAGGGGAGGGTTACCTCTACGTGAGCCCTTCACAACCCGGGCCTTCCGCCCTACACTCAAGGGCGGAGGTTGACCCGGATTGA
- a CDS encoding alpha/beta hydrolase — MREETLTLAGLPVLAHVPETPQALLLALHGLQGSKEHILSLLPGYAERGFLLLAFDAPRHGERGSPPSAKSPRYVEEVYQVALGYKEEAWAVAEEARRRYGLPLFLAGGSLGAFVVHLLLSEGFRPRAALAFIGSGFPMKLPQGQAIQDPRVEALYQAPPALQGEAYGNVPLLHLHGTKDLIVPLARMEKTVEALRPHYGEGRLARYVEEGTGHTITPLMARVGLGFLEAWLEEGAP, encoded by the coding sequence ATGCGGGAGGAAACCCTCACCCTGGCCGGGCTTCCCGTCCTGGCCCACGTGCCCGAAACCCCCCAGGCCCTCCTCCTCGCCCTCCACGGCCTGCAGGGCTCCAAGGAGCACATCCTCTCCCTCCTTCCCGGCTATGCCGAACGGGGGTTTTTGCTCCTGGCCTTTGACGCCCCCAGGCACGGGGAAAGGGGAAGCCCCCCTTCCGCCAAAAGCCCCCGCTACGTGGAGGAGGTCTACCAGGTGGCCTTGGGCTACAAGGAGGAGGCTTGGGCCGTGGCGGAGGAGGCCAGGCGGCGCTATGGCCTTCCCCTTTTCCTCGCCGGGGGGAGCCTGGGGGCCTTCGTGGTCCACCTCCTCCTTTCGGAAGGCTTCCGGCCCCGGGCGGCCCTGGCCTTCATCGGCTCGGGGTTTCCCATGAAGCTCCCCCAGGGGCAGGCGATCCAGGACCCCAGGGTGGAGGCCCTCTACCAAGCCCCTCCCGCCCTCCAGGGGGAGGCCTACGGCAACGTCCCCCTTTTGCACCTCCACGGCACCAAGGACCTCATCGTCCCCCTGGCCCGCATGGAAAAGACGGTGGAGGCGCTCAGGCCCCACTACGGGGAAGGCCGCCTGGCCCGGTACGTGGAGGAGGGCACGGGCCACACCATCACCCCCCTCATGGCCCGGGTGGGCCTGGGGTTTCTGGAAGCCTGGCTGGAGGAAGGTGCTCCTTAA
- a CDS encoding ribose-phosphate diphosphokinase → MDRPLLIFSGQSNRPLAQAIAEALGLPLGKSTTIRFANDNLFVRYEESLREGDVFIVQSLTPPVQDHLMELLMMIDAAKGASAARVTAVIPYFSYARSDKKDAPRISIAARLIADLLQTAGADRVLTMTLHSPQVHGFFKVPVDHLSAEPVIANHFATRVDLENAVVVAPDAGDIKRASSLARRLGLPLAFIDKERVSDTEVRVRMLVGEVAGKTALIVDDEISTAGSLVEAVEALLQAGAKEVYAAATHGVYVGPALERIAKSPVKEVAATDTCPPKEGPKLKTLTVAPLFAEAIWRIHRGESVSSLFT, encoded by the coding sequence ATGGACCGCCCCCTTCTGATCTTTTCCGGCCAGTCCAACCGCCCCTTAGCCCAGGCCATCGCCGAGGCCCTGGGCCTTCCCTTGGGCAAAAGCACCACCATCCGCTTCGCCAACGACAACCTCTTCGTGCGTTACGAGGAAAGCCTCCGGGAAGGCGACGTCTTCATCGTCCAGTCCCTCACCCCGCCGGTGCAGGACCACCTGATGGAGCTCCTCATGATGATTGACGCCGCCAAGGGGGCCAGCGCCGCCCGGGTCACCGCCGTCATCCCCTACTTCTCCTACGCCCGGAGCGACAAGAAGGACGCCCCCCGCATCTCCATCGCCGCCCGGCTCATCGCCGACCTCCTGCAGACGGCGGGGGCCGACCGGGTCCTCACCATGACCCTCCACTCCCCCCAGGTCCACGGCTTCTTCAAGGTACCCGTGGACCACCTCTCCGCCGAACCCGTCATCGCCAACCACTTCGCCACCCGGGTGGACCTGGAAAACGCCGTGGTGGTGGCCCCGGACGCCGGGGACATCAAGCGGGCGAGCTCCCTCGCCCGCAGGCTGGGCCTGCCCTTGGCCTTCATTGACAAGGAGCGGGTTTCCGACACCGAGGTGCGGGTGCGGATGCTGGTGGGGGAGGTGGCGGGGAAGACCGCCCTCATCGTGGACGACGAGATCTCCACCGCCGGGAGCCTGGTGGAGGCGGTGGAGGCCCTCCTCCAAGCGGGGGCCAAGGAGGTCTACGCCGCCGCCACTCACGGGGTCTACGTGGGCCCCGCCCTGGAGCGCATCGCCAAGAGCCCGGTGAAGGAGGTGGCGGCCACGGACACCTGCCCCCCCAAGGAAGGCCCCAAGCTCAAGACCCTCACCGTGGCCCCCCTCTTCGCCGAGGCCATCTGGCGCATCCACCGGGGGGAGTCGGTGTCTAGCCTCTTCACCTAA
- a CDS encoding M24 family metallopeptidase encodes MELARIQEALREERLDGWLLYTFGQSNPVALEVLGLSGLHLTRRLAYLVPREGEPTLLCHAIEASLLPPLPGRQRTYHTWEGFLVGLRQALEGARRVALEYVPGGAIPYLSRVDGGTLDLLRGLGLEAASSWPLLLLFQTWGEEKLQSHRRAASGLVAAKELALSFLREHPEATEKAVQGVLVRALEERGLVFDHPPMVAFGENTANPHHAPTERPLREGDVVLLDLWAKEAGGVYADITWMAAFRAPEAAHQAFQKVVAAREAALRFVAEAYQKGRYPKGFEVDRVARQVLLEGGYGGYIRHRTGHNLGEEVHGSGPHLDDLETHDFRPLVPGLAFTVEPGLYLETFGVRTEVNVYLHPTGPEVTTPKQAALTPL; translated from the coding sequence ATGGAGCTTGCCCGCATCCAGGAGGCCTTAAGGGAGGAGCGGCTAGACGGCTGGCTCCTCTACACCTTCGGCCAAAGCAACCCGGTGGCCCTCGAGGTCCTGGGCCTAAGCGGCCTCCACCTCACCCGCCGCCTGGCCTACCTCGTCCCTCGGGAGGGGGAGCCCACCCTCCTCTGCCACGCCATTGAGGCAAGCCTCCTCCCCCCGTTGCCCGGCAGGCAGCGCACCTACCACACCTGGGAAGGCTTCCTCGTGGGCCTCAGGCAGGCCCTGGAGGGAGCCCGGCGGGTGGCCTTGGAGTACGTCCCGGGCGGGGCCATCCCCTACCTCTCCCGGGTGGACGGGGGCACCTTGGACCTGCTGCGGGGCTTGGGGTTAGAGGCCGCCTCCTCCTGGCCCCTCCTCCTCCTTTTCCAGACCTGGGGGGAGGAGAAGCTCCAAAGCCACCGCCGGGCGGCCTCGGGGCTCGTGGCCGCCAAGGAGCTCGCCCTAAGCTTCCTCCGGGAACACCCGGAGGCCACGGAGAAGGCGGTGCAAGGGGTCCTGGTCCGGGCCCTGGAGGAGAGGGGGCTCGTCTTTGACCACCCCCCCATGGTGGCCTTCGGGGAAAACACCGCCAATCCCCACCACGCCCCCACGGAAAGGCCCCTTCGGGAGGGGGACGTGGTCCTCTTGGACCTCTGGGCCAAGGAGGCGGGCGGGGTCTACGCCGACATCACCTGGATGGCGGCGTTTAGGGCACCGGAGGCGGCCCACCAGGCCTTCCAAAAGGTGGTGGCGGCCCGGGAGGCCGCCCTTCGCTTTGTGGCGGAGGCGTACCAAAAGGGGCGCTACCCCAAGGGCTTTGAGGTGGACCGGGTGGCCCGCCAGGTCCTCCTGGAAGGGGGGTACGGGGGCTACATCCGCCACCGCACCGGGCACAACCTGGGGGAGGAGGTGCACGGGTCTGGCCCCCACCTGGACGACCTGGAAACCCACGATTTCCGCCCCCTGGTGCCGGGGCTCGCCTTCACCGTGGAGCCCGGGCTTTACCTGGAAACCTTCGGCGTGCGCACGGAGGTGAACGTCTACCTGCACCCCACGGGGCCCGAGGTGACCACGCCCAAGCAGGCGGCGCTTACCCCGCTATAG
- a CDS encoding penicillin acylase family protein, producing MKRFLRVLAWLLVGLVAFGFLGGVGGLVYLRASLPRVEGRMALKGLSAPVEVVRDRHGVVRIRAGSLKDLFFAQGFVHAQERLWQMEFQRRVGQGRLSEVLGEATLAQDRFLRTWGFYQAAKSAYERLYPEEKEAVDAYVAGVNAFLASGAPLPPEFALLGFRPEPWRGPDVLVWAKMMSFDLSGNWEEELLRHRLLARGVSPERLLELLPPYPEDAPTVLSAEDLRLPLKREEAPSALLRMAPPRFLEASNNWVVSGSRTATGKPFLADDPHLGLQAPSLWFLMALEAPGYRAIGASLPGVPGIVIGRNERIAWGVTNVGADVQDLYLLEETGGGYRYRGQVLPYRVREEVVRIKGGREERLKVRETVYGPVITDALKDPPKTPMALRWVSLDPEDHILMAFLGINRAKNWDEFRKALAHYSAPSQNFVYADTEGNIGYIAPGKFPIRKEGHTGMVPVPGNGEWDWQGYRKPEAWPMALNPKEGLFVTANHKVTPKGFPYALTYDWAEPYRAERILELLKAKEKLTLEDMKAIQQDQKSLLFRDFRPALEALNPLSERARAWRDRLLAWDGTMAPASEEALVFALWYTELTRLPEREVGEAYWDEPRYLLKALKEGDKNCDQPETEYPETCLDYAALALERALDRKEALKAKTWGEVHRATFRHLVLTHTPLRRLSDRQVAFGGDRYTVSVGPFDPQALTMDKGPSYRQIVDLSNPEGSLFVHPMGQSGHPLSPHYADLLPLWAKGEYLPMAFAGEGKTLLLEPGR from the coding sequence ATGAAACGCTTCTTGCGGGTTTTGGCCTGGCTCCTGGTGGGCCTGGTGGCCTTTGGGTTTTTGGGGGGCGTGGGCGGCCTCGTCTACCTTCGGGCCTCTTTGCCCCGGGTGGAGGGGCGCATGGCCCTAAAGGGGCTTTCCGCCCCGGTGGAGGTGGTGCGGGACCGGCACGGGGTGGTGCGGATAAGGGCGGGAAGCCTAAAGGACCTCTTCTTCGCCCAAGGCTTCGTCCACGCCCAGGAGAGGCTTTGGCAGATGGAGTTCCAGAGGCGGGTGGGCCAGGGGCGCTTGAGCGAGGTCCTGGGGGAGGCCACCCTGGCCCAGGACCGGTTCCTGCGCACCTGGGGGTTTTACCAGGCGGCAAAGAGCGCCTACGAAAGGCTTTACCCCGAGGAGAAGGAGGCGGTGGACGCCTACGTGGCCGGGGTGAACGCCTTCCTGGCCTCGGGGGCCCCCTTGCCCCCCGAGTTCGCCCTCCTCGGCTTCCGCCCCGAGCCCTGGCGGGGTCCCGACGTCTTGGTCTGGGCCAAGATGATGAGCTTTGACCTCTCCGGGAACTGGGAGGAAGAGCTCCTCCGCCACCGCCTCCTCGCCCGGGGGGTGAGCCCGGAAAGGCTTTTAGAGCTCCTTCCCCCTTACCCCGAGGACGCCCCCACCGTGCTAAGTGCCGAGGACCTGCGGCTTCCCCTAAAGCGGGAGGAGGCCCCAAGCGCCCTCCTCCGCATGGCCCCGCCCCGCTTCCTCGAGGCCAGCAACAACTGGGTGGTTTCGGGAAGCCGTACCGCCACGGGGAAGCCCTTCCTGGCGGACGACCCCCACCTAGGCCTCCAGGCCCCTTCCCTCTGGTTCCTCATGGCCCTCGAGGCCCCCGGCTACCGGGCTATAGGCGCCTCCTTGCCCGGGGTTCCCGGCATCGTCATCGGCCGCAACGAGCGCATCGCCTGGGGGGTGACCAACGTGGGGGCGGACGTGCAGGACCTCTACCTCCTGGAGGAGACGGGGGGCGGCTACCGCTATAGGGGCCAGGTCCTCCCCTACCGGGTGCGGGAGGAGGTGGTCCGCATCAAGGGGGGGAGGGAGGAAAGGCTTAAGGTGCGGGAAACGGTCTACGGCCCCGTGATCACCGACGCCCTAAAGGACCCCCCCAAGACCCCCATGGCCCTCCGTTGGGTGAGCCTGGACCCGGAGGACCACATCCTCATGGCTTTCTTGGGCATTAACCGGGCTAAGAACTGGGACGAGTTTAGGAAGGCCCTGGCCCACTACTCCGCCCCTAGCCAGAACTTCGTCTACGCCGATACTGAAGGCAACATCGGCTACATCGCCCCCGGGAAGTTCCCCATCCGCAAGGAGGGGCACACGGGCATGGTCCCCGTGCCGGGAAATGGGGAGTGGGACTGGCAGGGCTACCGGAAGCCCGAGGCTTGGCCCATGGCGCTCAACCCCAAGGAGGGCCTCTTCGTCACCGCCAACCACAAGGTGACCCCCAAGGGCTTCCCCTACGCCCTCACCTACGACTGGGCCGAGCCCTACCGGGCGGAGCGCATCCTGGAACTCCTTAAGGCCAAAGAAAAGCTCACCCTGGAGGACATGAAGGCCATCCAGCAGGACCAGAAGAGCCTCCTCTTCCGGGACTTCCGCCCGGCCCTGGAGGCCCTAAACCCCCTTTCCGAGCGGGCCCGCGCCTGGCGGGACAGGCTCCTCGCCTGGGACGGCACCATGGCGCCCGCCTCGGAGGAGGCCCTGGTCTTCGCCCTCTGGTACACGGAACTCACCCGGCTTCCCGAGCGGGAGGTGGGGGAGGCGTACTGGGACGAGCCCCGCTACCTCCTAAAGGCCCTGAAGGAGGGGGACAAGAACTGCGACCAGCCGGAAACCGAGTACCCGGAAACCTGCCTGGACTACGCCGCCTTGGCCCTGGAAAGGGCCTTGGACCGCAAGGAGGCGCTTAAGGCCAAGACCTGGGGCGAGGTCCACCGGGCCACCTTCCGCCACCTCGTCCTCACCCACACCCCCTTGCGGCGCCTTTCCGACCGCCAGGTGGCCTTCGGGGGGGACCGGTACACGGTGAGCGTGGGCCCCTTTGACCCCCAGGCCCTCACCATGGACAAGGGGCCAAGCTACCGCCAGATCGTGGACCTCTCCAACCCCGAGGGCTCCCTCTTCGTCCACCCCATGGGCCAGTCGGGCCACCCCCTCTCCCCCCACTACGCCGACCTTCTCCCCCTTTGGGCGAAGGGGGAGTACCTCCCCATGGCCTTTGCCGGCGAGGGGAAGACCCTCCTCCTGGAGCCCGGCCGCTAG